The following coding sequences lie in one Metallumcola ferriviriculae genomic window:
- a CDS encoding glycosyltransferase family 2 protein: protein MRETTNKSNHLVSVITPAYNCAEYIEECIGSVLNQTYQNWEMIIVNDKSTDNTQFIVESYAKKDPRIKLFNQEKNAGAAAARNKALELSQGRFVAFLDSDDTWKPNKLERQLEFMLENKYGFTFTSYEIMSDKPLDKKKIFKVPEKINYNKYLKNTIIGNLTVVMDKEILGDIRVEVGYLEDVLTWMKYLREGHIAYGLDENLAMYRVAENSVSSNKFKNAKRYFWCLRKKQKLSLMKSINCQIGYMFNATKKRLL from the coding sequence ATGAGGGAGACGACCAATAAATCCAATCATTTAGTATCTGTAATTACTCCTGCATACAATTGTGCAGAGTACATAGAAGAATGTATAGGAAGTGTCTTAAATCAGACATATCAGAACTGGGAAATGATTATCGTTAATGACAAATCAACTGATAACACACAATTTATTGTAGAGTCTTATGCAAAGAAAGATCCTAGAATCAAATTGTTTAACCAAGAAAAGAATGCAGGAGCTGCAGCTGCAAGAAATAAAGCGTTAGAATTATCGCAAGGTAGATTTGTTGCTTTTTTGGATTCTGATGATACTTGGAAGCCAAATAAGTTAGAAAGACAGCTTGAATTTATGCTTGAAAACAAATATGGGTTTACTTTTACTTCGTATGAAATTATGAGTGATAAACCTTTAGATAAAAAGAAAATTTTTAAAGTGCCAGAGAAGATTAACTATAATAAATATCTTAAAAACACAATTATTGGCAACTTAACAGTTGTTATGGATAAAGAAATACTCGGTGATATAAGAGTAGAAGTAGGATATTTAGAAGATGTATTAACTTGGATGAAATATTTAAGAGAAGGTCATATTGCCTATGGGTTAGATGAGAACTTAGCAATGTATAGAGTCGCAGAAAATTCAGTGTCTAGTAATAAATTTAAGAATGCAAAGAGATATTTTTGGTGCTTAAGAAAAAAACAGAAATTGTCATTGATGAAGAGTATAAATTGTCAGATAGGATACATGTTTAATGCTACGAAGAAGAGGTTGTTATAG
- a CDS encoding NAD-dependent epimerase/dehydratase family protein, protein MKRVLITGKNSYIGTSFENWLMREPDKYKVDTVDMKDGSWKEKDFSQYDVVFHVAGIAHVSSDPKMEDLYYKVNRDLTIETAEKAKAEGVKQFIFMSSIIVYGDSSSKRIIDKNTVPTPSNFYGNSKLQAEEGIKHLESDDFKTVVLRPPMIYGKGSKGNYPRLANMAKKIAVFPDFDNERSMLHIDNLCEFIKVMIEHEESGLYFPQNKDYVKTSELVSTIAEVHGKKIWMISWMNWLIRMMFGIGVVNKVFGNLVYEKSMSDYDKANYRIRSFRESIELTEK, encoded by the coding sequence ATGAAGCGAGTACTAATTACCGGAAAGAACAGTTACATAGGTACATCTTTTGAGAATTGGCTCATGAGAGAACCTGATAAATATAAAGTAGATACTGTTGATATGAAAGATGGATCATGGAAAGAGAAGGACTTTAGTCAATATGATGTTGTGTTTCATGTAGCCGGGATAGCTCATGTTTCATCTGATCCAAAGATGGAAGACCTCTACTATAAAGTGAATAGAGACCTTACGATTGAAACTGCTGAGAAGGCCAAGGCAGAAGGTGTAAAGCAGTTCATTTTTATGAGCAGCATTATAGTCTATGGTGATAGCAGCAGCAAGAGAATCATTGATAAAAATACAGTTCCAACACCGAGTAACTTCTATGGAAATAGTAAGCTGCAGGCTGAGGAAGGAATCAAGCATTTAGAGTCCGATGACTTCAAGACTGTGGTGCTTAGACCGCCTATGATTTATGGGAAAGGGTCTAAAGGGAACTATCCTAGACTCGCAAACATGGCTAAGAAGATAGCGGTATTTCCTGACTTCGATAATGAGCGCAGTATGCTTCATATAGATAATCTTTGTGAGTTCATAAAAGTCATGATAGAACATGAGGAAAGCGGGTTGTATTTCCCTCAGAACAAGGACTATGTGAAGACCAGTGAACTGGTTAGTACGATTGCTGAGGTTCATGGGAAGAAGATTTGGATGATCAGTTGGATGAATTGGCTCATTAGAATGATGTTTGGTATAGGAGTAGTTAATAAGGTATTCGGCAATTTGGTTTATGAGAAGTCAATGAGTGACTATGATAAGGCGAATTACCGAATTAGATCATTTAGAGAATCTATTGAGTTGACGGAGAAATAA
- a CDS encoding sugar transferase — protein sequence MYLKIKRLIDIILSALGLIILSPIFAILIIAIKVDSPGPVLFKQKRVGIHKSHFHILKFRTMRIDTPKDTPTHLLENPDQWITNVGKFLRKTSLDELPQIINIFKGEMSIIGPRPALWNQYDLIEERDKYCANDVPVGLTGWAQINGRDELPIEIKAKLDGEYVQRMSLMMDVKCFFGTIIAVFKSDGVLEGGTASKDKGKSF from the coding sequence ATGTATCTAAAAATAAAGCGCCTAATTGATATAATTTTATCTGCGCTCGGCCTAATCATCCTTTCTCCGATATTTGCAATCCTAATCATCGCAATCAAGGTTGACTCCCCTGGGCCTGTTCTCTTTAAACAGAAGAGAGTCGGGATTCATAAGAGTCATTTTCATATATTGAAGTTTAGAACAATGAGGATTGATACGCCGAAGGACACGCCAACTCATCTTTTAGAGAATCCAGATCAGTGGATTACAAACGTTGGTAAGTTCTTAAGAAAGACAAGCCTAGACGAGTTACCGCAGATCATTAACATCTTTAAAGGTGAAATGAGTATCATCGGCCCAAGACCTGCGCTTTGGAATCAGTATGACCTGATTGAAGAAAGAGACAAATACTGTGCAAATGACGTGCCGGTTGGTCTTACAGGTTGGGCGCAGATTAATGGTAGAGATGAGTTACCTATAGAAATTAAAGCTAAGTTGGATGGAGAGTATGTTCAGAGAATGAGCCTTATGATGGACGTTAAGTGCTTCTTTGGGACAATCATTGCAGTATTCAAAAGCGATGGAGTATTAGAAGGAGGCACAGCAAGTAAAGACAAGGGGAAGAGTTTTTAA
- a CDS encoding four helix bundle protein, which produces MEETKYQLLLAKDLRYIDEVVYKEVYRRMDEVGRLLGGLIKSLSSGQ; this is translated from the coding sequence TTGGAGGAAACGAAGTATCAGTTGCTATTAGCAAAAGATTTGAGATATATAGATGAAGTAGTTTACAAAGAAGTTTACAGGAGAATGGATGAAGTTGGTAGATTGCTTGGCGGACTGATTAAAAGTTTATCAAGTGGACAGTAG
- a CDS encoding polysaccharide biosynthesis protein → MLVDAVLINLAMYLALILRFDGFSKIPAAHLASSYQLLPLFTGVLVLTFYFTGLYNRLWRYASIGELLAVTSTVSLGSVIAIAAAYFFSAGTLQFSRGVFVLQWLLNVFLIGGSRLGWRLLRDYGLKPGPTKGGKPILIVGAGDAGAMVAKELKNHYNGQINLVGFIDDDPSKKKLQILGSLVLGGREEIPDIVKQHGVQEIVLAMPSAEGKMIREVVEICHKTDAGVKTIPGMYDLLEGNVTINQIREVQVEDLLGRAPVKVDLDSISHYLKGEVVLLTGAGGSIGSELCRQVAGFSPKKLLLLDVSENNVYDIEMELSNSFPQLDIYPIVKDVRDEQAVEQVFKLHNPKVVFHAAAHKHVPLMEVNPEEAIKNNVMGTYNVASAADKFGANKFVFVSTDKAVNPTSIMGASKRVAEMVIQHLDTVSSTNFVAVRFGNVLGSRGSVVPLFKKQIAEGGPVTVTHEEMVRYFMTIPEAVQLVIQAGAMAKGGEIFVLDMGEPVKIMDLAESLIRLSGFEPQEDIEIVVTGIRPGEKLYEELLTDEEGVNATNHKRIFVARPHDINGKLIEERVNNLRKGITPRNKYETEGFLQTFLPEFRNDESKMTG, encoded by the coding sequence ATGCTGGTTGATGCAGTCTTGATCAATTTGGCTATGTATTTAGCTTTAATATTACGATTTGACGGGTTCTCTAAAATTCCCGCGGCCCACTTGGCTTCGTCCTATCAACTCCTACCGTTATTCACAGGCGTCCTGGTGCTGACCTTTTATTTTACCGGTCTTTATAACCGTTTGTGGAGATATGCCAGCATTGGTGAATTACTGGCGGTAACCTCCACTGTATCTTTAGGGTCTGTAATTGCTATTGCGGCAGCCTACTTTTTTAGTGCAGGCACTCTGCAGTTTTCCCGGGGAGTATTTGTCCTGCAATGGCTGCTAAATGTCTTTCTAATCGGTGGTTCGCGTTTAGGATGGCGGCTATTGAGAGACTACGGCTTAAAGCCGGGGCCGACCAAGGGTGGCAAACCGATACTAATAGTTGGTGCCGGTGACGCCGGAGCGATGGTGGCCAAAGAACTAAAAAACCACTATAACGGCCAGATTAATTTAGTTGGTTTTATAGACGATGATCCCTCTAAAAAGAAGCTGCAAATATTAGGAAGCCTGGTCTTAGGCGGCCGTGAAGAAATTCCTGATATAGTAAAGCAGCATGGTGTGCAGGAGATTGTGCTGGCGATGCCCTCAGCAGAAGGCAAGATGATTCGAGAAGTAGTTGAGATCTGCCACAAGACAGATGCCGGTGTTAAGACAATTCCCGGGATGTATGACTTACTTGAAGGCAATGTAACGATAAACCAGATTAGAGAGGTGCAGGTAGAAGATTTACTTGGTAGAGCGCCTGTCAAGGTAGATTTAGATAGTATTTCGCATTACCTAAAAGGAGAAGTTGTTCTCCTTACCGGTGCCGGCGGTTCCATCGGTTCAGAGTTATGCCGCCAGGTTGCCGGCTTTTCGCCCAAGAAATTACTGCTGTTAGATGTATCGGAAAATAATGTTTATGATATCGAGATGGAGCTTAGCAATAGCTTTCCCCAGCTGGATATTTATCCTATTGTCAAAGATGTCAGAGATGAACAGGCAGTGGAACAGGTATTTAAACTGCATAACCCAAAAGTAGTGTTCCATGCTGCAGCGCATAAGCATGTGCCCTTAATGGAAGTCAATCCCGAAGAGGCCATTAAGAACAATGTCATGGGTACATATAATGTAGCCAGTGCTGCGGATAAGTTTGGTGCAAATAAATTTGTCTTCGTCTCTACCGACAAAGCGGTTAACCCGACCAGTATTATGGGTGCTTCTAAGCGTGTAGCGGAAATGGTTATCCAACATCTAGATACGGTAAGCAGCACCAATTTTGTAGCCGTGAGGTTTGGCAATGTATTAGGCAGTAGGGGGAGCGTAGTTCCCTTATTCAAAAAGCAAATTGCCGAAGGCGGCCCGGTTACCGTCACCCATGAAGAAATGGTCAGATACTTCATGACCATCCCAGAAGCAGTACAACTGGTAATACAAGCAGGTGCAATGGCCAAGGGCGGCGAGATCTTCGTACTTGATATGGGAGAACCGGTGAAGATTATGGACCTTGCTGAAAGTTTGATTAGGTTGTCCGGTTTCGAACCGCAAGAAGATATCGAAATAGTCGTCACAGGGATAAGGCCGGGGGAGAAACTTTACGAAGAACTGCTGACTGATGAAGAAGGGGTAAATGCCACAAATCATAAGCGGATTTTTGTTGCTAGACCTCATGATATAAATGGTAAGTTGATAGAAGAAAGGGTAAATAACTTAAGAAAAGGGATTACCCCACGCAATAAATATGAGACCGAAGGGTTTTTGCAGACTTTCCTTCCTGAATTTAGAAACGATGAAAGCAAGATGACTGGATAA
- a CDS encoding YveK family protein: MAEHEKEYYQDEIDLREIILVLFKWKWLIIGITIAAIIAAVVVTGLITPVYQTSAKLKLGNYTGSDYTNTTLAAQVLTAPDTLQQAAEKADSELSGQTLSAKVTASPVKGLNVIDLTIKHSNPEEAAAILNKLMAVYAELEQEDIADDKANIEEEMAAVGTEIGTTQATIDLAKQAIEELNNNTSLSSIERAFIQTNLYSELRSNQETRRSLSEEQRNLQENLENIKSSKVLTTAVVPNVPVKPNGKLNVAIAAVLGLMAGVFLAFAIEYFKDFNLSD, encoded by the coding sequence ATGGCGGAGCACGAAAAAGAATATTACCAAGATGAAATAGACTTGCGGGAAATCATTCTTGTATTATTTAAGTGGAAATGGTTGATCATCGGCATTACTATCGCAGCAATAATTGCGGCAGTGGTGGTAACAGGGCTAATTACACCGGTTTATCAAACTTCAGCGAAATTGAAATTAGGAAACTATACCGGCTCGGATTATACCAATACAACTCTGGCAGCACAAGTACTGACCGCGCCGGATACGCTGCAGCAGGCAGCAGAAAAAGCTGATTCCGAATTAAGCGGACAAACACTGAGCGCTAAAGTGACAGCCAGCCCGGTTAAGGGCTTAAATGTAATCGATTTAACTATCAAACACAGCAACCCTGAAGAAGCAGCTGCAATTCTTAACAAACTAATGGCAGTTTACGCCGAACTAGAACAGGAAGATATTGCAGATGATAAAGCGAATATAGAAGAAGAAATGGCTGCAGTGGGAACAGAAATTGGCACCACCCAAGCGACTATCGATTTAGCGAAGCAAGCAATCGAAGAACTTAACAATAATACGTCCTTATCCTCAATAGAGAGGGCTTTTATCCAGACTAATCTTTACAGCGAACTTAGGTCAAATCAGGAAACAAGGCGGAGCTTATCTGAGGAGCAACGCAATTTACAAGAAAACCTTGAGAATATAAAGAGCAGTAAAGTGCTTACAACTGCCGTCGTTCCTAACGTTCCTGTTAAACCCAACGGTAAGCTAAATGTGGCAATTGCCGCGGTGCTGGGTCTGATGGCAGGAGTGTTTTTGGCCTTTGCAATCGAGTATTTTAAGGACTTTAACTTATCTGATTAA
- a CDS encoding tyrosine-protein phosphatase, whose protein sequence is MIDIHCHILPGIDDGAKDIDTAVEMLRIAAADGIKEIITTPHYEDIRYHPTKAEIAAKLELIRPEAEKLGITLYPGMEVYLTPETPRDLKEGRLNTLAGSKYLLVEFPFQEIPPYADKVIFEIMLQGIIPVIAHPERNGGIIAYPNCLVKLLDKGVLTQVNGGSLLGCFGQEVGSCAKKLVKHGMVHFLSSDAHSDKRRTPLLSEAVDKLKEIAGADTAARLLKNSQKLLNNETITSSHQPITRKAALITSLLRRINVF, encoded by the coding sequence ATGATTGATATTCACTGCCATATACTACCCGGTATTGATGATGGAGCTAAAGATATAGATACAGCAGTAGAAATGCTTCGCATCGCTGCCGCTGATGGTATTAAAGAGATAATTACCACACCGCATTACGAGGATATCAGATACCATCCAACAAAAGCAGAAATAGCGGCCAAACTTGAGTTGATCCGCCCCGAGGCAGAGAAATTAGGCATTACCCTCTACCCGGGTATGGAGGTCTACCTGACACCTGAGACCCCGCGTGACCTAAAAGAGGGAAGGCTTAATACCTTGGCCGGCAGCAAATACTTATTGGTAGAATTTCCTTTCCAAGAGATACCGCCCTATGCTGATAAAGTGATTTTCGAGATTATGCTGCAGGGGATAATTCCCGTGATTGCCCACCCGGAGCGAAATGGTGGGATTATCGCTTACCCTAACTGCTTAGTAAAACTATTGGATAAAGGGGTGCTCACTCAGGTAAATGGCGGCAGTCTCTTGGGCTGCTTTGGTCAAGAGGTGGGGTCATGTGCTAAAAAGCTGGTGAAGCATGGAATGGTGCATTTTTTAAGCAGTGATGCGCATAGTGATAAAAGGAGGACACCCCTGCTGTCGGAGGCGGTAGATAAGCTGAAGGAAATAGCGGGTGCCGATACAGCGGCAAGATTATTAAAAAACAGCCAAAAGCTGCTTAACAATGAGACCATAACATCATCGCATCAGCCGATTACCAGGAAAGCAGCACTTATTACTTCCTTACTACGAAGAATTAATGTATTCTAA
- a CDS encoding CpsD/CapB family tyrosine-protein kinase has translation MFSSQQKSKKERWLVTYKQPKTAASEAYRLIRTNLKYSQASGQLQSIMFTSAGPGEGKSTTAANVAVTMAQAGQKTLVIDCDMRKPVQHKIFGLTNIMGVTNLLVEHLLPEEVIQETGIYGLNVITCGPIPPNPSELLGSEGMKDFLQNIRGTYDQIIIDCPPVIAVTDAMVAGALVDGVVLVVKAYDSNVDMVNEAKKLLNSAGAKVIGAVLNKVKAKGKDYYYYHYYDS, from the coding sequence ATGTTTTCATCCCAGCAAAAATCAAAGAAGGAACGCTGGCTGGTAACCTACAAGCAGCCAAAGACCGCTGCTTCAGAGGCCTACCGCTTAATTCGCACTAATCTTAAATATTCCCAGGCCAGCGGTCAACTTCAGAGCATCATGTTTACCAGTGCCGGCCCCGGTGAAGGGAAATCCACCACCGCCGCCAATGTGGCGGTGACTATGGCCCAAGCCGGTCAAAAGACGCTGGTGATAGACTGTGATATGCGTAAACCGGTACAGCATAAGATTTTCGGTCTCACCAATATCATGGGTGTTACCAATCTGTTGGTAGAGCACCTGCTACCGGAAGAGGTCATTCAAGAGACCGGTATTTATGGCCTCAATGTAATCACCTGCGGTCCCATTCCACCCAATCCGTCCGAACTATTGGGGTCAGAGGGAATGAAGGACTTTCTCCAAAATATCCGTGGTACTTATGACCAGATTATAATTGACTGCCCGCCGGTAATTGCCGTGACAGATGCGATGGTGGCCGGTGCTTTAGTAGATGGAGTTGTCCTGGTAGTCAAGGCCTACGATTCCAATGTAGATATGGTCAACGAAGCGAAGAAACTGTTAAATAGCGCCGGTGCCAAAGTCATCGGTGCCGTACTAAATAAGGTAAAAGCCAAAGGCAAAGATTATTATTACTACCACTATTATGATTCGTGA
- a CDS encoding GumC family protein — MTEIEKQREELADEFEIDLREILKVLLKWKWLIIALTILATATSGVMSFFVLPPVYQARTQLLVRQASQTQTLNKDISNLEDVVNTVSQIPQMTMKNYVSQVKNQGLLTKVIDELELDKSLYNVSSLGRMISVSAISDTNLIQITVTNSDPHLAAKIANTLSGEYVKFITDTIQEQMNQSVDFMQELIDDEEVKLEVVSKKLRNFQSQPRSVEFLDSEVKSVTANLASYRSKYYALQVELERYHTGVARINSQLEEVPETLTYQEVAPVPTAGGDTIVEVQNPNPEYSALVAKLQERQVILIEKQAELSSVERTIGSLQKELVGLQADLAEKRAKENNLTRELERHEQTYALLLEKMTQTQLAKSIDIGQNTLQIMSPAVTPVNPIKPNKQMNIAIAVVLGIMLSVFLAFLLEFFDTSVKSAADLQKRTGLPVLGSVPAHENDLG; from the coding sequence ATGACCGAAATAGAGAAACAGCGAGAGGAATTAGCTGATGAGTTTGAAATAGACCTGCGGGAAATATTAAAGGTGCTTCTTAAGTGGAAGTGGCTAATTATAGCCCTCACCATTTTGGCGACCGCCACCAGCGGCGTGATGAGCTTTTTCGTGCTGCCGCCGGTGTACCAAGCAAGGACACAGCTGTTGGTGCGGCAGGCCAGTCAGACCCAGACTTTAAATAAAGATATCTCGAACCTTGAGGATGTAGTAAATACAGTTTCCCAGATACCGCAGATGACCATGAAAAACTATGTCAGCCAGGTAAAAAACCAGGGCCTGCTGACCAAAGTTATTGACGAGCTAGAGTTAGATAAGAGCCTTTATAATGTTTCCTCCCTGGGCCGGATGATTAGCGTCTCCGCCATATCCGATACCAATCTGATCCAGATTACCGTCACCAATAGCGACCCGCATCTGGCCGCTAAGATCGCCAATACTTTAAGCGGGGAGTATGTCAAGTTTATTACTGATACTATTCAAGAGCAGATGAACCAATCAGTGGACTTTATGCAGGAATTGATCGATGACGAGGAAGTAAAACTCGAGGTGGTCAGCAAAAAGCTGAGAAACTTTCAATCCCAGCCCCGCAGTGTCGAGTTTTTGGATAGTGAAGTGAAAAGCGTCACCGCAAACTTAGCGTCCTATCGTTCCAAATACTATGCCTTGCAGGTAGAGCTAGAACGCTACCATACCGGTGTCGCCCGTATTAATTCCCAGCTTGAGGAAGTGCCGGAAACCCTCACTTACCAGGAGGTTGCCCCGGTTCCTACTGCAGGCGGTGATACCATCGTTGAAGTGCAAAATCCCAATCCCGAATACAGTGCGCTGGTGGCCAAACTCCAGGAGCGTCAGGTAATATTGATAGAAAAGCAGGCAGAATTAAGCTCGGTAGAGCGCACCATCGGCAGTCTGCAAAAGGAACTGGTCGGCTTGCAGGCCGACTTGGCAGAAAAAAGGGCCAAGGAAAATAATCTCACTCGCGAATTAGAGCGCCATGAACAGACCTACGCCCTATTACTTGAAAAAATGACCCAGACCCAATTGGCCAAGTCCATTGATATCGGCCAAAATACCCTGCAGATAATGTCACCGGCGGTAACCCCGGTTAATCCAATTAAACCCAATAAGCAGATGAATATAGCCATTGCCGTGGTGCTGGGTATAATGCTGTCGGTATTTTTAGCATTCTTATTGGAATTTTTTGATACCAGTGTGAAATCAGCGGCAGACCTGCAGAAGCGTACCGGACTGCCGGTATTGGGCAGTGTGCCCGCCCACGAAAACGACCTTGGCTAG